A window of Trichomycterus rosablanca isolate fTriRos1 chromosome 5, fTriRos1.hap1, whole genome shotgun sequence contains these coding sequences:
- the LOC134314874 gene encoding cytochrome c oxidase assembly protein COX16 homolog, mitochondrial has product MWNQINKIRRNRTVKYGVPMLLLVVGGSFGLREFTQIRYDAQKLKKKMDPVLEARVNTHSQSLEEQYQKLQQVDLENWKNIRGPRPWENSQEVQDKQRTQLAKDT; this is encoded by the exons ATGTGGAATCAGATTAATAAAATCAGAAGGAACAGAACAGTGAAGTATGGAGTTCCGATGCTG CTGCTGGTTGTTGGAGGATCATTTGGTTTGAGGGAGTTTACACAGATCAGATATGATGCTcagaaattaaaaaagaag atggACCCAGTGCTGGAGGCTCGAGTAAACACCCACAGTCAGTCTCTGGAGGAACAGTACCAG AAgttgcagcaggtggatttggAAAATTGGAAGAATATTCGGGGGCCACGCCCGTGGGAGAACTCGCAGGAGGTCCAAGACAAACAGAGGACACAACTTGCCAAAGACACATAG